The genomic DNA TTCGCTGATCATCTATGGTTTATTCCAGATCAATATCAAGAAATTAGCAACGATGGTGCTTTGTAGCCGTTTCCTCCATACTCCGTCCACCGTTCACACTTCCGGCGCCTTCGTCTATCCAAAATTTACACTTGTCTTAAAACATGAGGTATCTGctcgatttctagggttttttaaGATTTACTCAAGAAATTATCAGTATCCTTTGGTGTATGTTTGCTTAATCCACAAATAGGTTTCGATTGATGTATGATCTGTGTATGACCCCTGCGTCACATTTTCTCTAACTAGACTATAGAAAAGCACTTACCTTTAAGTTAATTTACTTCAGGGTTTTTCATTAGTTATATAGGAAGTGGTGTTCTTTGAGATGATGAGAGAGTTGTTTGCACAGATCTTagaatatttttgtataatgcTTAGAATATATGAAAGCAttgacttttgttttacttgtgaAGTTCAATACTGAAAATCTCTACTCTGTGCTAGAAAATTTTATCATATGATGTAATAAGTTAGTCGTAATCTTCACTTTTGGTTGTGTGATTGGGGTGGTATGTTGCACAAAACGACCTCTGAGTAGAATAAGGCAATATCATGTAACTGTTGTATTACCTTGTGTGCAGTCGTAACCCGGAGGTTTTTTGGGCTCAGCGTTCTGATAAGGTTTACCTAACCGTTGCCTTACCTGATGCGAAGGACCTTTCAGTCAAGTGTGAGATATGGTATGACATTACTGATTtggatgaaacagaggaagaaagtGAGAATTCAGTAGTTTCTCCTGCCAATGGACAAACGCTTCCAAATTTGCAGAAGATTCTCGACTTTAGTAACAAAATTAAGGTACTCtactttctttctcctcttctttgttAGTGGTTGGAGTTGGTTGAATAGGTCTCTTGTTCTGTTTCGTGTTCTGTTTCATGTAGTCGTGTCTTTGGTCAAGTAAGTCCGATTGTTTAGGACATTAGTGGATTTGAGTCATTTGTGTAGTTCCTATTTCTTCGCTGTTTCAGTTTGTTTCTCTTTCGTCGTTGTAAGGCTATTTATAGCCGAGTCTTCTTATTCAATGAATTCAATGAATCATCTCTTTCAGTTTAGTTTTCACATTCTTGAATATAAACACTATTACGACAGTTGTGAATTGCAATAGTAAGTGGAGGTTGTTTTaagttgaaatattattttgctTCTGCTAGTGTTATATGTTCACCCTTTTTTTATATCATGTCTTATGTCTTGAAGGATGAACATGCTTTGGTATCGAACCAAGTTAAAGAGACTGTTTTTGCACCGATAAAACCTATAGTTACTTCTGTGCTGGATGGATATAATGTCTGCATATTTGCCTATGGCTGCATATTTGCCTATGGCCAAACTGGCACTAGCAAGACATTTACCATGGAGGGAACACCAGAGAATAGAGGAGTGAACTATAGAACCTTAGAAGAGCTATTTCGCTGTTCAGAAGGCTGAAGTTATCTCATGAATTTTGAGCTATCGGTTAGCATGTTGGACGTTTATGTTGGATATGTTTCTCAAATGGGCTTTTATTCAATTGGGCTTTAATTACCCAACTTTGGTATTGTCGTGTATTGTGTTTTGACAAAGTCTTTCTTCCtcaaagaagaagttgagatCGACAGTTTTGCTCTGAGGTCGGTTGTAACTGGCAGAGAGATGACTGAAATCTCGGAGGGGAAGTTTGATTTTCTAGTATAAAGATAAGAGTCCAGCCTTCAATTTCATAGAAGGAAaagaacttcttctcttttctacttcttcgtctccttcttcttatAATTTCTGATTTTGAGTTTGAGAGTTTCATCT from Camelina sativa cultivar DH55 chromosome 2, Cs, whole genome shotgun sequence includes the following:
- the LOC104711420 gene encoding kinesin-like calmodulin-binding protein homolog, giving the protein MSRNPEVFWAQRSDKVYLTVALPDAKDLSVKCEIWYDITDLDETEEESENSVVSPANGQTLPNLQKILDFSNKIKDEHALVSNQVKETVFAPIKPIVTSVLDGYNVCIFAYGCIFAYGQTGTSKTFTMEGTPENRGVNYRTLEELFRCSEG